The Engystomops pustulosus chromosome 9, aEngPut4.maternal, whole genome shotgun sequence genome includes a window with the following:
- the LOC140077142 gene encoding uncharacterized protein isoform X1: protein MMERFFDKLTGRTRVQVLSRRALEPEAKRTWIKSYNDGLGPSPAFYDLAAAAQDGPGELMPESPEPPCWIVRSESFLPLDAHPECSTGKTPLDLDCIITDNLTGRTHVQVLTRRALEPEAEHTWINSYEDGPGPSPALYNFATATDDGPGELMPESPEPPCWIVRSDEPETSGEKRRSSASRWRKRLRSLFCMSRESVMVTPFTPAPSRPDTKNFGCQVTEEELSLMSHGPKVTVIQVKPYMVDASTQVDKDEF, encoded by the exons ATGATGGAAAGATTTTTT GATAAACTTACTGGGCGCACCCGAGTCCAAGTCCTGTCCCGCAGGGCACTGGAGCCGGAGGCTAAGCGCACATGGATCAAATCCTACAACGACGgg CTAGGTCCTTCTCCTGCCTTTTATGATTtggctgctgctgcacaggatGGACCAGGAGAGCTGATGCCGGAGTCACCTGAGCCCCCCTGCTGGATTGTTAGATCG GAGAGTTTCCTACCACTGGATGCGCATCCTGAGTGTAGTACAGGAAAAACGCCGCTGGACTTGGACTGCATCATCACG GATAATCTTACTGGGCGCACCCATGTCCAAGTTCTGACCCGCAGGGCACTGGAGCCGGAGGCTGAACACACTTGGATTAATTCATACGAGGACGgg CCAGGTCCTTCTCCTGCCTTGTATAATTTTGCCACTGCTACTGATGATGGACCAGGAGAGCTGATGCCGGAGTCACCTGAGCCCCCCTGCTGGATTGTGAGATCG GATGAACCAGAAACCTCTGGGGAGAAGAGAAGATCATCTGCATCAAGATGGAGAAAGAGACTAAGGAGCCTCTTCTGCATG AGCCGGGAATCAGTGATGGTGACTCCTTTCACGCCAGCTCCCAGCAGACCCGACACAAAAAACTTCGGATGCCAAGTAACAGAAGAAGAGCTCAGCCTGATGTCACATGGGCCAAAAGTCACCGTGATCCAGGTGAAACCCTATATGGTTGACGCTTCCACCCAGGTCGATAAGGATGAGTTCTGA
- the LOC140077142 gene encoding uncharacterized protein isoform X2, protein MMERFFDKLTGRTRVQVLSRRALEPEAKRTWIKSYNDGLGPSPAFYDLAAAAQDGPGELMPESPEPPCWIVRSDNLTGRTHVQVLTRRALEPEAEHTWINSYEDGPGPSPALYNFATATDDGPGELMPESPEPPCWIVRSDEPETSGEKRRSSASRWRKRLRSLFCMSRESVMVTPFTPAPSRPDTKNFGCQVTEEELSLMSHGPKVTVIQVKPYMVDASTQVDKDEF, encoded by the exons ATGATGGAAAGATTTTTT GATAAACTTACTGGGCGCACCCGAGTCCAAGTCCTGTCCCGCAGGGCACTGGAGCCGGAGGCTAAGCGCACATGGATCAAATCCTACAACGACGgg CTAGGTCCTTCTCCTGCCTTTTATGATTtggctgctgctgcacaggatGGACCAGGAGAGCTGATGCCGGAGTCACCTGAGCCCCCCTGCTGGATTGTTAGATCG GATAATCTTACTGGGCGCACCCATGTCCAAGTTCTGACCCGCAGGGCACTGGAGCCGGAGGCTGAACACACTTGGATTAATTCATACGAGGACGgg CCAGGTCCTTCTCCTGCCTTGTATAATTTTGCCACTGCTACTGATGATGGACCAGGAGAGCTGATGCCGGAGTCACCTGAGCCCCCCTGCTGGATTGTGAGATCG GATGAACCAGAAACCTCTGGGGAGAAGAGAAGATCATCTGCATCAAGATGGAGAAAGAGACTAAGGAGCCTCTTCTGCATG AGCCGGGAATCAGTGATGGTGACTCCTTTCACGCCAGCTCCCAGCAGACCCGACACAAAAAACTTCGGATGCCAAGTAACAGAAGAAGAGCTCAGCCTGATGTCACATGGGCCAAAAGTCACCGTGATCCAGGTGAAACCCTATATGGTTGACGCTTCCACCCAGGTCGATAAGGATGAGTTCTGA
- the POLR2I gene encoding DNA-directed RNA polymerase II subunit RPB9 isoform X1 produces MLFPEQGMEADGTYEQGFVGIRFCQECNNMLYPKEDKENRILLYACRNCDYQQEADNSCIYVNKITHEVDELTQIIADVSQDPTLPRTEDHPCAKCGHKEAVFFQSHSARAEDAMRLYYVCTAPHCGHRWTE; encoded by the exons ATGTTGTTTCCGGAGCAAGGGATGGAAGCGGACGGGACGTACGAGCAGGGCTTCGTGGGGATCCGTTTCTGTCAGGAATG TAACAACATGTTGTATCCTAAAGAAGACAAAGAGAACCGGATTCTCCTTTATGCG TGTCGAAACTGTGACTACCAGCAAGAGGCGGATAACAGCTGCATCTATGTCAACAAGATCACGCATGAAGTAGA TGAGCTGACTCAGATCATCGCAGATGTATCACAGGACCCCACACTGCCTCGTACAGAGGATCACCCGTGTGCCAA GTGTGGACACAAAGAAGCTGTATTTTTCCAGTCACACAGTGCTCGGGCTGAG GACGCCATGAGGCTGTATTATGTTTGCACTGCTCCTCACTGTGGCCATCGCTGGACAGAGTGA
- the POLR2I gene encoding DNA-directed RNA polymerase II subunit RPB9 isoform X2 yields the protein MACPHSEEANLESCNNMLYPKEDKENRILLYACRNCDYQQEADNSCIYVNKITHEVDELTQIIADVSQDPTLPRTEDHPCAKCGHKEAVFFQSHSARAEDAMRLYYVCTAPHCGHRWTE from the exons ATGGCCTGCCCTCACAGTGAGGAGGCAAACTTAGAAAGCtg TAACAACATGTTGTATCCTAAAGAAGACAAAGAGAACCGGATTCTCCTTTATGCG TGTCGAAACTGTGACTACCAGCAAGAGGCGGATAACAGCTGCATCTATGTCAACAAGATCACGCATGAAGTAGA TGAGCTGACTCAGATCATCGCAGATGTATCACAGGACCCCACACTGCCTCGTACAGAGGATCACCCGTGTGCCAA GTGTGGACACAAAGAAGCTGTATTTTTCCAGTCACACAGTGCTCGGGCTGAG GACGCCATGAGGCTGTATTATGTTTGCACTGCTCCTCACTGTGGCCATCGCTGGACAGAGTGA
- the LOC140077043 gene encoding putative transcription factor Ovo-like 1, with protein MLTRHLKCHSIQKRHRCPCCGKGFNDTFDLKRHMRTHTGIRPYKCPACDKSFTQRCSLESHLRKIHGVLQSYAYRQRRSKIYVCEECGFTSPNSDTYTLHVLQVHPDNPLLSKHLRKRGSGALRGEMGVLIHPTPCYLSNLVPTR; from the exons ATGTTGACCCGTCACTTGAAATGTCACAGCATCCAAAAGAGAcaccgctgtccctgctgtggtaAAGGGTTTAATGACACATTTGACTTGAAGCGCCATATGAGAACACACACAG GAATAAGACCATACAAGTGTCCGGCCTGTGACAAGTCCTTTACTCAGCGATGTTCACTCGAGTCTCACCTGCGCAAGATCCATGGTGTATTACAGAGCTATGCCTACCGCCAGCGCCGATCCAAGATCTATGTATGCGAGGAGTGTGGCTTTACTTCACCAAATTCTGACACCTACACCCTGCATGTTCTTCAGGTGCACCCAGACAACCCCTTACTCTCCAAACACCTGAGGAAAAGAGGATCTGGGGCTCTGAGGGGAGAAATGGGAGTTCTGATCCATCCCACTCCTTGTTACCTCTCAAATCTTGTCCCCACCAGATGA
- the LOC140076812 gene encoding uncharacterized protein gives MTKRSMKKYSYPSKMNENYFPGPLNLTLHKYHCNECGESFSRESAYISHHLTHTIKTEESSPTHVTDQDYSPPALAKTEPVQCSECGEYFSSLFELHVHFKTHTKERPFPCTKCEKRFNWKSNLKRHLKIHMKEDLVITRCVTGETWEEIESELRPFPCAHCGKGFACITSLKKHQKLHTSQGAYACPECGKQFSSSSKVKSHLKTHSGEKPFQCMKCGKRFGWNSNLKRHQRVHAGGKGCIPFNGPSSSNMDPQTLNECAELFTKNVYYVSNDEIHTVVKLFPCLECGKYFNSWLQLKKHHRVHAKHKPLICDECGLTFSCKFKFRSHQKVHTREKPFRCLTCGRCFGWKSNLTRHLKVHANEKPFVCQECGRKFLWSSNLRRHVKIHLGQRIAACLQNRSTLIYKKISPIANKMVQTRFREIAQPSPDGCFISLSGKPHKIHIRTKLYGCIRCGRRFCSYFNLFLHRKVHVWSKPFTCSDCGKRFSTKKHLLHHGRIHNWENVVII, from the coding sequence ATGACAAAAAGATCAATGAAAAAATATTCTTACCCATCAAAAATGAATGAAAACTATTTTCCAGGACCCTTGAACCTGACCTTACATAAATATCACTGTAACGAATGTGGGGAGAGCTTCAGTAGAGAATCTGCCTATATATCCCATCACCTAACACACACCATAAAAACGGAAGAGTCCTCTCCCACCCATGTTACGGATCAGGATTATTCACCTCCGGCTTTGGCAAAAACAGAACCAGTCCAGTGTTCCGAATGTGGAGAATATTTTTCATCCCTTTTTGAACTTCATGTGCATTTTAAAACCCACACAAAAGAGCGCCCCTTTCCATGTACAAAATGTGAGAAACGTTTCAATTGGAAGTCGAATCTGAAAAGACATTTAAAGATTCACATGAAGGAAGACCTCGTGATCACTCGATGTGTTACCGGAGAAACGTGGGAGGAAATTGAATCTGAACTGAGACCATTTCCTTGTGCTCATTGTGGGAAGGGATTTGCCTGCATCACATCACTCAAGAAGCACCAGAAGCTCCACACGTCACAGGGGGCGTACGCCTGCCCCGAATGTGGGAAACAATTCTCTTCGAGTTCCAAGGTGAAGAGCCATCTAAAAACACATTCTGGTGAAAAACCATTTCAGTGTATGAAATGCGGCAAACGTTTCGGCTGGAACTCTAATCTAAAGAGACACCAAAGGGTCCACGCCGGAGGAAAAGGATGCATCCCATTCAATGGTCCTTCAAGTTCCAACATGGACCCTCAAACTCTGAATGAATGCGCGGAGCTATTTACCAAGAACGTCTACTATGTGAGCAACGACGAAATCCACACCGTGGTGAAGCTCTTTCCCTGTTTAGAGTGCGGAAAATATTTTAATAGTTGGTTGCAACTTAAAAAGCACCATCGGGTCCACGCCAAACACAAGCCTCTCATTTGTGATGAATGTGGGCTGACGTTCTCCTGCAAATTTAAGTTTCGCAGCCATCAAAAAGTTCACACAAGAGAGAAACCATTTAGGTGTCTCACATGTGGAAGATGTTTTGGGTGGAAGTCGAATCTTACAAGGCACCTGAAGGTTCACGCCAATGAAAAGCCTTTCGTATGTCAAGAATGCGGTAGGAAATTTTTGTGGAGCTCGAATCTCAGAAGACATGTGAAAATCCATTTAGGACAAAGGATTGCTGCGTGTCTTCAGAACAGGTCAACTCTGATCTACAAGAAGATCAGTCCCATTGCAAACAAAATGGTTCAAACGAGGTTTAGAGAAATTGCCCAGCCAAGTCCTGACGGTTGTTTTATATCTCTTTCGGGGAAGCCGCATAAAATACACATAAGAACGAAGCTGTATGGTTGCATTAGATGTGGTAGAAGATTCTGCTCCTATTTTAATCTTTTCCTTCACAGAAAGGTTCATGTATGGTCCAAACCATTCACGTGTTCTGACTGTGGCAAAAGGTTTTCGACTAAAAAACATCTCCTTCATCATGGGAGAATCCACAACTGGGAAAATGTTGTCATTATATGA